One Corynebacterium aurimucosum genomic window, ATCGCGCTGAGCCTCTACGACACCGTAGAGGTAGAAGTCACGCGCTCCGGCTTGGAGGTAGAGATCTTCGGCGAGGGCGCCGACGAGCTTCCTCGCGACGGTTCCCACTTGGTAGTCAAGGCCATCCGTTCTGCGCTGAAGGCTGCCGACGTGGAAGCTACCGGTCTGCGCGTGGTGTGCACGAATAACATCCCGCAGTCCCGTGGCTTGGGCTCCTCGGCTTCAGCCGCAGTGGCCGGCGTGGCCGCGGGCAATGGTCTGGCTGGCTTCCCGCTCTCCGAGGAGCAGGTTGTTCAGCTGTCTTCAGCCTTCGAAGGCCACCCGGATAACGCCGCGGCCTCCGTGCTAGGAAACGCCGTGGTCTCGTGGACCACCGTGCCTGTCGACGGCCGATCGCTCCCGGAGTACCGCGCCGCCACCTTAGACGTGCACCCGACTATCAAGGCCACGGCCTTGGTCCCGGACTTCCACGCGTCGACCCAGGCAGTGCGCCGCGTGCTGCCTTCCCACGTCACGCACGCCGATGCCGCCTTCAACGTCTCCCGCACTGCGGTGAACGTGGCGGCGTTGACCGCCTACCCGGACCTACTGTGGGAGGGCACCCGCGACCGCCTGCACCAGCCTTATCGCGCTGATGTCCTACCGGTGACCGCGGAGTGGGTCAACCGCCTGCGCAACCGCGGCTATCCCGCCTACCTGTCCGGTGCTGGCCCCACCATCATGGTCCTCCACACCGAGCCCATCGAGGAAGAGATCCTCGAGGATGCCCGCGGACAGAACCTGCGCGTGCTGGAGCTGGAGGTCGCCGGGCCGGTTTCCGTCGAGTGCGGTTAGGCTAGCTAGCCTCCTTTTCCACGTTGATTCGGCACACGCCGTTTCCGGACTTCGGGATCAGCTTCAGGCTTAACCTCCCACCGGAATCGGCAGCCGCCTGCTCCAAGTAGCCATCGTGGATGGCGCAGACGAAGGGGGAGGGCTCCACACCGGCGCTGACAAATGGGCAGGCGTGTAGCTCCACATCGGCGCGGCCTTCCTCGTCGAAGTGATCGGACGAGGTTACCGGGTCAAAGCCCATATCGCGCATCATCAGATAAAGCGAGCCGAGTGCCTCAGCACCATGGCTGGTGGCCGCAGTTTTGGCCCATTCGCGGCCAAGCTCCCGCGCCTGCTCCGAGGAATAATCGTTGAGCTGGTCTTTTTCCGCCAGCGCTGTGATGAGCACGCTGATCAGCGTGACGTATTCCTCCGCCACTGAACGGTTGTCCGGCACCCGCACTTGGAAGATCAGTGAGGGGCGTCCGCGCCCCTTCGCCGGAGCAGTAACTACTCGCACCGCGCCAGCGCGAACGAGCTCATCTAGGTGGCCGCGCGCGGTGTTGACATGCATGCCCATCTTCTTCGCAATCTCTGCAGCCCGTGCTCCTTGCGGGAATTTCTGTAAGGCCGAGAGGACGTCGCGCTGCTTGGGGGAGAGCTTCATCGTGTCAGGAAACAGCTCGCTGGAGGAGCGGGGGCTAGGCGTAGCAAATGCGGACATGAACTGTGACTCCTTGAAAAACTCTAGAAGGATTCTACATCCGAGGTCCTGATTTTCTTCCACTGCGGTGCTCAGAGGCACCACGACCTGCGTGACGACGTGGGTAAAATCCCATGGATTAAGTACGGGTGTAGACCGTGAGGGCGGTGGCGTCGAGGGCCACGGAGACCTCGTCGCTGGGAGCATTGTTGCCTGCTGGCTCGCCCACTGTGAGCCGTTGGCCGTCAATGTCAATAAGGGTGGTTTTGCCCAGATCGGCCACAATGGTCGCGCTCAGTGCGCCAGCGGGGTCGAAGCGCAGCGCAGACTGGGGAAAGGCCGCCCAGTGCTCGCCGTTGCGAGCTGGCTGAAATGCATCATTCTGGTGGTAGCCGCGAAGCACATTGACGCCCGCCAGCTCTGCCATAAAACGGGACGGGGGCCGTTCCAGTAGGCGCTCCGCGGAGCCTTGAGAGATGATGTTGCCGGCTTCCATCACCAGGATGTCGTCCGCCAGCGTGTCGAGGTCCACGCGGCTGTGGGTGACGATGACCGTGGTACGGTCAGCGGCTGAAAGGCGCAATAAGTGGCGCCAACGCGCGGCGGATTCTACGTCCATGGCGGCAAAGGGCTCATCCGCAACCAATACCGCCGGGCGCGCCGCCAGCGCGCGGAGGAGGGCAACCTGTGCGGCTTGACCACCGGAAAGCTCGGATACATGGCCCAGCTCTTGCAGTCCGGCGGCGTTGATCAACTCTTTGGTCCTTTGCGGGTCTTTGGTCACCATCGTCAACGCTTGAGCCACGGTGGCAGTGGGCGGCAGCCCAGGGTTTTGAGAAAGCATGATCACGCGTTCGGCGTTGGTGTGTGCCCCTTGGAGTCGCCCGCTAATGAAACGCAGAAGCGTGGTCTTTCCGGCACCGTTGGGCCCGACCACCGCGGTCATGCGCCCGCCCCGGAACGTGGTGGTGGCGTTGCCGATAGTTACGGAAAGATCGTGGGCTGAGTCCACAGGGGTGGTGGCAGTGCGAAGTGCCGCAGGATCCATCGGCTTGAGCATGCGCACCTTCGGCTCGCGGCGACGCCGCAGCAACAGGGGCAGTCCGGCGGCGGTGAGCGCAAGGATGGCTATTCCAATAAGCACGGCGGAAAGGGCATAGGCATTGTCCGCGCTGACCTCGCGCTCTAGGTAGATTCCGCTCGGCATGGTTCGGGTCGAGCCGGGCAGGGAACCGGCGAAGGTGATAGTTGTTCCGAATTCACCCAGTGAGCGGGCGAAAGCCAGCGCACCACCGGTGAACA contains:
- the thrB gene encoding homoserine kinase — translated: MSIDIEVGTKVTVQVPASSANLGPGYDTLGIALSLYDTVEVEVTRSGLEVEIFGEGADELPRDGSHLVVKAIRSALKAADVEATGLRVVCTNNIPQSRGLGSSASAAVAGVAAGNGLAGFPLSEEQVVQLSSAFEGHPDNAAASVLGNAVVSWTTVPVDGRSLPEYRAATLDVHPTIKATALVPDFHASTQAVRRVLPSHVTHADAAFNVSRTAVNVAALTAYPDLLWEGTRDRLHQPYRADVLPVTAEWVNRLRNRGYPAYLSGAGPTIMVLHTEPIEEEILEDARGQNLRVLELEVAGPVSVECG
- a CDS encoding helix-turn-helix transcriptional regulator, translating into MSAFATPSPRSSSELFPDTMKLSPKQRDVLSALQKFPQGARAAEIAKKMGMHVNTARGHLDELVRAGAVRVVTAPAKGRGRPSLIFQVRVPDNRSVAEEYVTLISVLITALAEKDQLNDYSSEQARELGREWAKTAATSHGAEALGSLYLMMRDMGFDPVTSSDHFDEEGRADVELHACPFVSAGVEPSPFVCAIHDGYLEQAAADSGGRLSLKLIPKSGNGVCRINVEKEAS
- a CDS encoding ATP-binding cassette domain-containing protein, with protein sequence MILREQRPRAPWPVIAAGALAAIYILAPVLALGVRVPWRQLSDTLSSPMTQDLLRLSLFAAAWSTVLSTLLGTCLALWLQQLRHASHLVRLVVYLPLAMPPVVGGLALTALLGRRGLLGPVLEQAGLHVSFAFPGVVAAHVFVTLPFAVVAVDSALRQLDPEVIASARGIGLGAGTILRRIILPAIRPAVFTGGALAFARSLGEFGTTITFAGSLPGSTRTMPSGIYLEREVSADNAYALSAVLIGIAILALTAAGLPLLLRRRREPKVRMLKPMDPAALRTATTPVDSAHDLSVTIGNATTTFRGGRMTAVVGPNGAGKTTLLRFISGRLQGAHTNAERVIMLSQNPGLPPTATVAQALTMVTKDPQRTKELINAAGLQELGHVSELSGGQAAQVALLRALAARPAVLVADEPFAAMDVESAARWRHLLRLSAADRTTVIVTHSRVDLDTLADDILVMEAGNIISQGSAERLLERPPSRFMAELAGVNVLRGYHQNDAFQPARNGEHWAAFPQSALRFDPAGALSATIVADLGKTTLIDIDGQRLTVGEPAGNNAPSDEVSVALDATALTVYTRT